In Lolium rigidum isolate FL_2022 chromosome 3, APGP_CSIRO_Lrig_0.1, whole genome shotgun sequence, the genomic window TTGAACCATCCATCCTACCCCCTCCATCCCATAGTATTATGCATGTGTAAAATTGTGAAGGAATAAGTAGGATTTTACTAAACTGCTGAAAGGCCAGTTACAGCAATACAAATCGGATCTTAAACTGAACTAATTTAAATCTTCCATTTGTTGCAGCGTCCGCACATCTATATCAATGCAGTTCTTTCCTCGATTTTTCTTGCTGTATTTCCTGGTTTTCCACATCTACTTCTTCTCATATACCTACGGTATGTAGTTGGATTTGGATATGTTTTTTGGGACTTACTATTCACAAACTAATAAGAGTATCCTATAGCTACATGACTTGCAATATAATGTATTCTTTGTCAGGCTTCTCGTATCTGGCTTTCTCTGCGACGGCAGCATTCATGCAGCATCTGATCTTGTACTTCTGGAATCGTTTTGAGGTGAGTTAAATGTCCTAGTTGTCACTGTAGCTTTATATGTTTCACTCTTTATCGTGTCTTGTTACTATCTTGTTTGATATTCAAGCATGTAAATCCCAGTTCACACTTTGGTCCTTTGGCACGATGTATCTCTGGTCACACTTTTCATGCATTAAATCAGAAAGATTACCTGATCTCAGTCAGTTTGCTACTGATCTAAGAACACAGTATGGTGTGAGGATCGTATAATGGGTTCAAAAGCTCTACCATCTCCTTGTCAGTTGTCACCCATGGTATTTTTACTTGAGATTGGCTTGTTGTGTGTCAGGTGCCAGCCCTTCAGAGATTCATTAGAAGCCGAGCTCACATGCACCAACAGGGTGTTCAAATTACATCCTCTACCATCTATACGTCGACATTACATATTGCAAGGGTAAATGTGAGGGACCCTGGCACTATTAATGATGGCCCAGGTGCTGCTCGTGAAACAGATACCCTACTGCCTCAGGATGAGCCTACGAGGAACCAACAAGAGGGCCAACTCAACGAAAACGCCGAGGCAGCAGCCAGCAACCCTCTCCAATATCAAGATCAAAATCCTCAGCAAGCTGGCAATGCCCCTGCAGGCTCGGCTTCCTTGAATCCACTTGCTTCACTTTTGCTGTGGTTGCTGGGAGGCAGTGCTTCAGATGGCATAGTTTCTTTCTTCTCCATGTTTAGAGATGTCCGTGACCATGGCCAGGATTACATCGACCCGCCTCGAAATGAAAATGAACAGGTGACGTAGAAACATGATGATAAAAGTGAAGGTGGACTGACAGACGAAATGCCAACCGCAGCGGGTGACTGGGCAACGGTCATGTGTCCTTAAGCTGATTGTTTGTACCCGACCGCAGTGCCCCCCTTCACAGGATAATGACGAATATACATAGCAGCTTACAGAACCGGCGTCGGCTGGGAATGCCATGTTGTCTCTGATATGTTCATCTCTTTTTGGTTGTTCGGTAAGGTTGCTGAAACTGTATATCTATTCATGGTATATGTACATTCCTACCGTCTCAATGGGGATGCCCGTTCAAGTCTTGTACAAAAGTCTTCTTCCTATAGGTGGGAGGGGCATCATGTAGTAGTACCGCAGAATGCTGGTAATGAATGGTAGTATGATTTGTTGCACATGTTGTTCCTGCTGAATGCCTACAGTTTTGTTCAACTTGTTGCACATAAGACAGGAGTCGAATGTTTCCTGATGAATGCTGCCTCGTGGAAGCTGAAAGAGGTCTTCTGCTGTTACTATGACTGAATGGTTTTTGGTGAGGAGGGACATTTCGTTTGGTTAGGAATATTTCATAGGTGAATCCGAaccccttgttcaaaaaaaaaaaaaaaaaaatccgaaccccttttttgttgttgttgcaaaAGGTCGATAAATTTTGTCGGACTTCAGGCCATATATCCTTGTGCCTCTGAAGGGTGCCGGGACTCACTGTAGTGTGCGTTTTAAACTTTTAGTAGAACTCTGATTTTACGCCTTTTCGTGATTCGTTGCAGACCCGTGATAAAGGTCCATATACGCGCGAAAGAGAAACCGTTTGCAAGTCGAGTTATTATATGTGGCGTatgtaaaaaaaaagataaataaatGCCTCGCAATAAATATTTTTGTAGCATCAGAAGGCACATTGTCTTTGCTTGCACGGATGATCACCTTGTAGAAGATAGCATTCCTTCTGCGACACTTTGTGTGCACGTATATAATATGTGGAAGTACACCCTGAATTTATTTTCGAAATTTTTAGacgttttgaaatatgtttttttagtAATAGGTGCATCTCTACCTCTATGGGCCAAAATGATTTCCGATGTCTTGGTTCGTTGCATATCCGTGATGAAGGTACCCGTGAAAAAGAAACCGTTTGCAAGTCGAGTTATTAATCTCAGTTTGAACACTGGCATACAGCTAATCTGCTCCTACATTGGGTCTGCCTAGTTCGGTAGTTCCTctctaaaataaataaatgcaGCAAAACAAAAGTAAACGGAAGCCCTTAGGCTATCAGCTACATGCGTAAGATCATACACTGTTCTATGCATAATGATGCTGTTTAAGCACCTTCCATAGCCACTATGCATAGTATCATGATATGGTATCatatttatgtcatatttaatgtttagTATATCTTCAATGCTAAATGTGAGATACGATGTATTTGTCTGAAGTTATTAGATTTCATGTGTCATGATACGACTGAGCATATTATACATACTActttcatctctcacctcattaattgatgtgacacatcaagTTTCTCTCCAAAATAAATAATGGAGCTAAACAAAAGTAAACGGAATCCCTGCTTATCAGCTTAGGGAACAGGCAGGCTGAATTCCAGCACTAGACCATCTTTGTTTGAGATCACCGATCTTCCAAAACTTTCTCCTTTCGCACTCAATCAGCTTTCTTATTCTCGTTTCGTACTTGAATCTCCCTGCAACATCACTGCCCCGGTTTCAAACAATTGCTACTTTGAGCAACCATTCGCTCAACAGAACCGATGCGAGGACCGGGCCCCCCGAAAAACAATTTGAAACCTCGCTTCCGCCGCCGAGCGCCCCAATTTCAAACCCGAAAATTCCCCAACGCGCACGCACCAGTGGTCCCTTTccgctatctctctctctctctcatcctcCGGAGCGGAGCAACCCAAGCAGGAAAACCCAGACCAATCCTCTCCCACCGCCTCCGTCTCGCCAGCCCACCGCAGATCGATCTCGTCGCGGGccatgccgccgccggagggcgggCTGGGCGTGTCGGAGTTCTCGCTCCCGGAGGACGTCCTGGCGGTGCTGCCGCGGGACCCCTACGAGCAGCTGGATCTGGCGCGCCGCATCACGGCGCTGGCCGTCGCCGGCCGGGTCACGGCGCTCGAGCGCGAGGCGGCGCGCCTCCGGGACGGCGCCGCGGACAAGGACCGCGAGAACGCCGAGCTGCGGGAGCGCGTCGCGCTGCTCGACCGCGCGCTGCAGGAGACCAACGCCAGGCTCCGCGCCGCGCTCGAGGACAATGTGGGTTCCCCCCGCCCCGCCTCGCGAGCAAGAGCCCCGCTTTCCGTCTCGTTTTCTACGGTTCTGCACTTATGCTGGCTGACGAGGCTTTCGATGTTTGCTGCTTTTGCGGCGGGTGCAGATTAAGCTCAGCAAGGAGCGGGACTCGCTGGCGCAGACGTCCAAGAAGCAGGCGCGCGACCTGCAGAAGGTGCTCTCTTTTGATGCTCTGCTCTTCTTCTTGCTATCCTTGCGGCAGATTTTGGTCTGCGTACTGGTTTGTGCAACTGTAGGTCCTGAAAGACTCCATTTTGGAAACTTGTTGTGGAGGGAGGTTGGGACAAGTAGTGCAAACTTGTTAAGTGTCTGATGCCATTGATTGCTCCTTACAGTGCTTAGTACACTAATTTTACGAGTGCCAGGGAATAGTGGACTGTAAATCGTTAGGCTAGATGTAGGTGTGAGATTTGACAAAAGAAGTGAAGAATTGATGACATTTTTAGTAGTACAACCTATAATGGTAGCAAATCAAGGACATTCTGGCTGAATGTACTTGATCTAGGGCTAGTACAAAGATATTCTTTTTTTGCGGGTATATAGTAGAAGATATTCGATTGGTGACTTGTTCTGGTGAAATGAAAATATACCATTAATCTAATCTGCAACTGTGTTCATCCATTGGCATAATGGCCTGCCACAGGGTTGCAAGAATTCATGCTAAtaggactgaacaaaagtcagatGATTGTTCAGCTTTTCAATTAGTACCTTTTTCCCTTTAACAACTTCTATGCTCGACTTCATTCTGATTATTTGCTCTGTTATCAGCTGGAGTCATTCAAGAGGCATCTGATGCAGTCGCTCCGTGATGATAGTTCATCGGTACGTTCATCTACTTATCAGATCAATCACTTCATTAAACGGTGTCTCTCTGCATGTGTTATTTTCTTCCGCTAGTTTATATGGTAATTGCTCACagttttattttcattctctgctgAATCCTTCCAAGCAGCCACAAGAAACAGTCGACATTACAACATGTGATCTGTCAGTATCATCCAAAACATCGTCCTGTGGAGGTATATCTGAATTCTGAAATACCTTTTATTTTTCATATATCATTGGGAATACCAGACCCAAATCCCTGACTAATATCATCTTTTGAATGTTCAAGATGGAACTATCAGCCACTCTACAACAAATGTATTGAATGGTTCTGTGGATGTTGGGAGCACAACCAGAGAAGGTCTCCTTAGCTTCCTGTTGATTGTCTATCTTGATGTTCTCAATCCATTCTGACAATGATGTGTGCATTTTCCATAATCTGTCTGGTACAGCAGCAAGGCCTCCAGTCCAAAAGTACGCCCTCTCCCCGCACATCAACCAACGCCTTACTCCAGAAGCCACCCCTAATTTAATGTCTACCACTGCTTCACCAAGAGGAATGTCTACCACAGCAACACCAAAGCTGATGTCTGGAGCTACCTCACCCTCAAGAACTCGAATGGAGGGACACATGTCAATGACACCATGGTATTCAAGCAAGCAGTCAACTGCAGCAAACTCACCTCCAAGGGGACGCCCCAACCCAGGTATCATCTATTCTTACTAATTCAGAAAACATGTCACTGCCTTCAATTGTTGTATACAACCCGATATGTTGAATATGGTTGATGCTTGGGTTTCAGGTCGCACTCCTCGTATTGATGGAAAAGAATTCTTCCGTCAGGCCAGGTCAGTGATCTCTTGCTCTTTACATCTTGAACAGCAACTAAAATGCCTGTATCAAATTTCATAAAGCACCATTACAATTGCAGGAGCCGTCTATCATATGAACAATTTGGAGCGTTTTTAGCCAACATCAAAGAGCTCAATGCTCATAAGCAGTCACGAGAGGTTGGTCATAAGCATCTGTTTGTTAATTTATGGATTAAGTTTATGTGTGCCATGGCGGCAGCAAATAACTTCCCATATTTACTTCCAAACCAGGAAACTCTCAAGAAGGCTGAAGAGATATTTGGTCCAGAGAGCAAGGACTTGTACCTGTCTTTTCTAGGCTTACTAAACCGTAGCTTGCCGTAGGGCATAGGGTTCACATTGTTTTCGCTGGTAAGGTTTCTTACTGAATGAAAGAGTTCCATCATACACGATTTTATATATCGAGAGTTTTGTGGTAACGAACACcttaattttttttgataaaattgcAGATAAGATGAAGTTATTGTGCTGGATAACTTGTGACATCTAGAGTTGTATGCGATGCCCAACTGCAATTTTGGGTCATGAAATGAATGGATCTCTCTGAGCAAGGGGCTGTACTTGGTGaaatctggcagcattttgttgcTGAATTTCGTTTCAGATCACGCACGGTAGCCAGCAAGCATTGTATACTTGCAACAGAAAGAAAAACTTGAACCTATTTCAAGCCTTGTTGTAACTTCAGATGCAATGGTTATCTGATATCTACCTAGGTTTTAAACCGAAGGAGAGCTTTCTTTTGTTCTGTTCTGCATGAATTTCAAGCCTTGCTATAGCTTCAGCTGTAATGGTTTATCTGATCTCCACCTAGGTTCTTAACCGAAagagagttttcttttcttttgttctgtTCTGTGTGAATTGAATATACTTGGTGaaatctggcagcattttgttgcTGAATTTCGTTCCAGATCACACGTGGTAGCCAGCAAGCATTGTACAATTGCATCAGAAAGAAAAACGTGAATCTATTTCAAGCCTTCCTATAGCTTCAGCTGCAATGGTTTATCTGATCTCTAGGAGAGTTTTCTTTTGTTCTGTTCTGCGTGAATTGAATATGATTGAGAAGAAAACTGACGAGCACTTCATGATGAGTGATTACTGAAGATGCAATGGCTATTTCATCTATACTAAATCCTTGCAATCTGCATAAGGAACAATTGAGATAAGGCTAACATAGACAAACCAATCTGCATTTCCACAGCAGAGTTCAACCGAGTAGAATTCAGAGGGCAACAAGGTTGTCGCAATGGATAACACAAATTGCACGCCAATTTCCTTCTACCTTCTGAACAGCCAAAAAACCCTTGATCACCATACTATTGCTGCTATATATACCAACCAATCCGGTACCCAAAACCATCACCTGATCACTTGCTAAATCATCCCTAAACCCTTGCCCTGTTTTGTTCCAGAAGCACCTGTCGAACACGGTCAGTCTAGCACCAGAACTTGGCGTACTCGAGCTCCATCATGCTGGCCTCGTCCACGGACACGTGAAGGTCCGGCGTGCGCTTGCCGCCCGACATGGATGACGGCGAGCCTCCGCCTGAGCTGCCGCGGCCCGCGGCGGCGCAGGCCTCGGCCATCCTGAGCCTGAACACCTCCGCCTGCGAGAGCGCGAGCTGTGTCTGGAGCGACTCCACCTGCCGCTGCAGCGACGTGATGGCGCCCACGCTGCCGTAGATCGGGTCGCTGATGCGCGCGTTCGCCTCGTACACCAGGCTGCTCGCCGCGTCGCCACGGCGCTCCACCGGCACCTCCTGCGCAAGATCATGAATGTGCAATTACTTGTCTGAATATGACTACCGCAAGGCTAAACCAAAAGAAGAAACGCAATCTCAGAACCAAGTAGATGAGCCGAAAAATCTCTCATCAAATACTAGAGGTGCAATTTCTTCCGACAATGCTAGTAGAAAAAAGTCCCGCGTCTTTGTAAAAACTTGATCTTTTTTTGCTTGAACATTGCAGGGAGAATTAGACATGCGAGGGCACAGAAAAGTTGGATCTTTTCTATGGCGCACGGATCCATCTCCAGCGGAGAGGCAGAACGGAGAGGCGAGACGATCGAGAGCACGGCGAGACATGCGCGCGCGCAGAACGTACGGTACCTGGATGATCTTGCGGGCGTTGCTGGTGCCGAAGACCTTGTGTACGCTGGCGAACCTGTGCGGCTCACCGCCGGGGAAGTAGGGCGCGAAGACGCAGCTCGGCGTGCACCGGCGCCGCAGCAGCTTGCACGCCGCGCACGGGGGCGTCGACGAAGGAGACCTTCCCTTCCTGCCGCTGCCGGCCTCCCTcctgtccgccgccgccaccacgacGTCCGTCAtgctcgccgccgccctcccgtccgcgccctccaccgccaccacgacGTCCGTCATGCTTGCCGCCGCCCTCCCGTCCGCGTCCGGCACCGCCACCACGACGTCCGTCATGCTTTCCGCCGCCCACGAGCgtcttccttccttccttcttctCCGCGTGCGCCGCCACGGAATTGAGGAGGGGGTGACGGAAGAAATGCACAGGCCGGCCTCGCGCGCGCGCACGTAGGTGCTTCTGCAGGACGGGGGCAGGTGGTCGGAAGCCTTTTTGAGGAGATCGAGGAGGATGTGGAGGAGAGGCGGCAGTTGAGTCTGGGGGGCGACAGAGATGGTGCACTGCACAGGCTCCTGCTGCTGATTCTCTAGCTGGGAGCACCCGCCTGACGGCACTGTCTCTCCTGTCTCCTCGCCTTTGACCCGACCACACAGACTGGTTGTTTCAGTGCACCACAGAACGCAACGCACGCACGGGCAGTTAGCATcaccggcggcggcagggcgGCGGCACTTGTTCCTTCGTTTGGGAGCTGTCCATCAATACGGCCGGTCCCAAAAATTTTCTTTTGACATGCAAGATTTTCTTTTTTTAACATAGTTAAACAATGTATATAGTTCATACATAATTGTTCATGaaacaacaacatcaaaaaactttttttcaaaaataaactggtagctagatatgaaacccatcaGAAACACAAGAAAGTAAAAACAAAAATAGATGGAAAAATACGTAAATTGACATCCTGCCACATGGATCCATGCAGTCCTATCAAGAACCAGGAATTTAGGTACATTTCATTCCCTCAAGTCTCTTTTTACCGCATATGTCCAAGTCAACTTTGGTCG contains:
- the LOC124703885 gene encoding uncharacterized protein At4g15545; this translates as MPPPEGGLGVSEFSLPEDVLAVLPRDPYEQLDLARRITALAVAGRVTALEREAARLRDGAADKDRENAELRERVALLDRALQETNARLRAALEDNIKLSKERDSLAQTSKKQARDLQKLESFKRHLMQSLRDDSSSPQETVDITTCDLSVSSKTSSCGDGTISHSTTNVLNGSVDVGSTTREAARPPVQKYALSPHINQRLTPEATPNLMSTTASPRGMSTTATPKLMSGATSPSRTRMEGHMSMTPWYSSKQSTAANSPPRGRPNPGRTPRIDGKEFFRQARSRLSYEQFGAFLANIKELNAHKQSREETLKKAEEIFGPESKDLYLSFLGLLNRSLP